From a single Streptomyces liliifuscus genomic region:
- the dop gene encoding depupylase/deamidase Dop, with protein sequence MTVRRVMGIETEYGISVPGHPNANAMLTSSQIVNAYAAAMHRARRARWDFEEENPLRDARGFDLAREAADSSQLTDEDIGLANVILTNGARLYVDHAHPEYSSPEVTNPMDAVLWDKAGERIMAEAAERAAQLPGAQPIHLYKNNTDNKGASYGTHENYLMKRETPFSDIVRHLTPFFVSRQVVTGAGRVGIGQDGHEHGFQLSQRADYFEVEVGLETTLKRPIINTRDEPHADAEKYRRLHVIIGDANLSEISTYLKLGTTALVLSMIEDGFIAVDLAVDQPVRTLHQVSHDPTLKRLITLRSGRTLTAVQLQMEYFELARKYVEERFGADADEQTKDVLTRWEDVLGRLESDPMSLAGELDWVAKRELMEGYRRRDSLEWDAARLHLVDLQYADVRSEKGLYNRLVARGRMKRLLDETDVERARTKPPEDTRAYFRGRCLEQYADDVAAASWDSVIFDLPGRDSLQRVPTLEPLRGTRNHVKELLDRCRTAEDLVRVLSGG encoded by the coding sequence ATGACCGTACGGCGAGTAATGGGCATCGAGACGGAGTACGGGATCTCCGTCCCCGGCCACCCCAACGCCAATGCCATGCTCACCTCGTCCCAGATCGTCAACGCCTACGCGGCGGCGATGCACCGGGCCCGGCGGGCCCGCTGGGACTTCGAGGAGGAGAACCCGCTGCGGGACGCGCGGGGCTTCGACCTCGCCCGCGAAGCCGCCGACTCCAGTCAGCTCACGGACGAGGACATCGGCCTCGCCAATGTCATCCTCACCAACGGGGCGCGGCTGTACGTGGACCACGCACACCCGGAGTACAGCTCTCCCGAGGTGACCAATCCGATGGACGCCGTCCTGTGGGACAAGGCCGGCGAGCGCATCATGGCGGAGGCCGCGGAGCGCGCGGCCCAGCTGCCCGGCGCCCAGCCGATCCACCTCTACAAGAACAACACCGACAACAAGGGCGCCTCGTACGGCACGCACGAGAACTACCTGATGAAGCGGGAGACCCCCTTCTCGGACATCGTGCGCCACCTCACGCCGTTCTTCGTCTCACGCCAGGTCGTCACCGGAGCGGGCCGCGTCGGTATCGGTCAGGACGGGCACGAGCACGGCTTCCAGCTCAGCCAGCGCGCCGACTACTTCGAGGTCGAGGTGGGCCTCGAAACCACTCTGAAGCGCCCGATCATCAACACGCGTGACGAGCCGCACGCGGACGCCGAGAAGTACCGCCGCCTGCACGTGATCATCGGCGACGCGAACCTCTCGGAGATCTCGACCTATCTCAAGCTCGGCACGACCGCCCTCGTCCTGTCGATGATCGAGGACGGCTTCATCGCCGTGGACCTCGCCGTGGACCAGCCGGTGCGCACGCTGCACCAGGTCTCGCACGACCCGACACTCAAGCGCCTGATCACGCTCCGTAGTGGCCGGACACTCACCGCCGTCCAGCTGCAGATGGAGTACTTCGAGCTGGCGCGCAAGTACGTCGAGGAGCGGTTCGGCGCGGACGCGGACGAGCAGACCAAGGACGTACTCACTCGTTGGGAGGACGTCCTGGGGCGCCTGGAGAGCGATCCCATGAGCCTGGCGGGCGAACTGGACTGGGTGGCCAAGCGGGAGCTCATGGAGGGCTACCGGCGCCGTGACAGCCTCGAATGGGACGCCGCACGGCTGCACCTGGTCGACCTCCAGTACGCCGACGTGCGCTCGGAGAAGGGCCTCTACAACCGTCTCGTGGCCCGCGGCAGGATGAAGCGCCTGCTGGACGAGACGGACGTGGAGCGGGCCCGGACGAAGCCGCCGGAGGACACACGCGCGTACTTCCGCGGGCGCTGTCTGGAGCAGTACGCGGACGACGTCGCGGCGGCCTCCTGGGACTCGGTGATCTTCGATCTGCCGGGCCGGGACTCGCTCCAGCGGGTCCCAACCCTCGAGCCGCTTCGCGGAACGCGTAATCACGTCAAGGAGCTCCTCGACCGCTGTCGTACGGCGGAAGACCTGGTCAGGGTCCTTTCGGGCGGCTGA
- a CDS encoding LacI family DNA-binding transcriptional regulator: MAAGSPRPTSRDVAQAAGVSQAAVSLVLGDKWRGRVSEPTAERVREAARELGYRPNLAARNLRLGSTRTVLLVVPALTTEFFAGVYTGAARVAAEHGFGVVLYPSPEGIGPARDPFASAQAALDGVIASSMAADALTAIRGDQLPLVMLDSDPAGSTGAATVNLDIRDGVRQVAEHLLGLGHRRFLHLAADIPSWTFDIRARELTERLSAVPGTELRTAPAPISIEGALAAAETALAAPGPRPTAVVCDDDKLAAGAYKAARRLGLRIPDDLSVTGLDDLALATALDPELTTVRLDADLFGERGMEALLAVLNAREPTAEDIPVHLIIRASTAPPAAP, from the coding sequence GTGGCAGCAGGCAGCCCCCGCCCCACGAGCCGTGACGTCGCCCAGGCCGCGGGAGTGTCCCAGGCGGCCGTTTCCCTGGTGCTCGGCGACAAGTGGCGCGGGCGGGTCTCCGAGCCCACGGCGGAGCGCGTACGGGAGGCCGCGCGCGAGCTCGGCTACCGGCCGAACCTGGCGGCCCGCAATCTGCGCCTGGGCAGCACACGTACGGTCCTGCTGGTGGTGCCCGCCCTGACGACCGAGTTCTTCGCCGGCGTCTACACGGGGGCGGCCCGGGTGGCGGCCGAGCACGGCTTCGGAGTGGTGCTCTACCCCTCCCCCGAGGGCATCGGTCCGGCCCGGGACCCCTTCGCTTCCGCACAGGCCGCCCTGGACGGCGTCATCGCCTCCTCCATGGCCGCCGACGCCCTCACGGCGATCCGCGGCGACCAGTTGCCCCTGGTGATGCTCGACAGCGATCCGGCGGGCAGCACGGGCGCGGCAACGGTCAACCTCGACATCCGCGACGGCGTACGACAGGTCGCGGAGCATCTGCTGGGCTTGGGGCACCGCCGTTTCCTGCACCTGGCGGCGGACATCCCGTCCTGGACCTTCGACATTCGCGCCCGCGAACTCACCGAGCGCCTGTCCGCGGTCCCCGGCACGGAGCTCCGCACGGCCCCGGCCCCGATCTCCATCGAGGGCGCCCTGGCCGCCGCCGAGACCGCCCTGGCCGCGCCCGGCCCCCGCCCCACCGCCGTGGTCTGCGACGACGACAAGCTGGCCGCGGGCGCCTACAAGGCCGCCCGGCGCCTGGGCCTGCGCATCCCCGACGACCTCTCCGTCACCGGCCTCGACGACCTGGCCCTCGCCACGGCCCTCGACCCGGAACTCACCACGGTCCGCCTGGACGCCGACCTCTTCGGCGAACGCGGCATGGAAGCCCTCCTGGCCGTCCTGAACGCCCGCGAGCCCACCGCCGAGGACATCCCGGTACACCTGATAATCCGAGCCTCCACAGCCCCACCAGCAGCCCCGTAA
- the arc gene encoding proteasome ATPase — MAAHDDDMNRGIRPGRGSDDPSGQIAYLEQEIAVLRRKLADSPRHTRILEERIVELQTNLAGVSAQNERLANTLREARDQIVALKEEVDRLAQPPAGFGVFLVANEDGTADIFTGGRKLRVNVSPSVELEELRRGQEVMLNEALNVVEAMEYESVGDIVTLKEILEDGERALVVGHTDEERVVRLAEPLMDVTIRPGDALLLEPRSGYVYEVVPKSEVEELVLEEVPDIGYEQIGGLGGQIEMIRDAVELPYLYPDLFKEHELRPPKGVLLYGPPGCGKTLIAKAVANSLAKKVAEVTGQATGKSFFLNIKGPELLNKYVGETERQIRLVFQRAREKASEGTPVIVFFDEMESLFRTRGSGVSSDVENTIVPQLLAEIDGVEGLQNVVVIGASNREDMIDPAILRPGRLDVKIKIERPDAEAAKDIFAKYLTERLPLHSDDVGEHGGSKTTTVQSMIQTAVEHMYTESEENRFLEVTYANGDKEVLYFKDFNSGAMIENIVGRAKKMAIKDFLEHNQKGLRVSHLLQACVDEFKENEDLPNTTNPDDWARISGKKGERIVYIRTLITGKQGADTGRSIDTVANTGQYL; from the coding sequence GTGGCAGCCCACGACGACGACATGAACCGCGGCATCCGCCCGGGACGAGGGTCCGACGACCCGTCCGGGCAGATTGCCTACCTTGAGCAGGAGATCGCCGTCCTGCGACGCAAGCTCGCCGACTCTCCGCGACACACGAGGATTCTCGAAGAGCGGATCGTCGAGCTGCAGACCAACCTGGCCGGCGTGTCCGCGCAGAACGAGCGGCTCGCCAACACCCTCCGAGAGGCCCGCGACCAGATCGTGGCACTCAAGGAGGAGGTCGACCGGCTCGCACAGCCGCCGGCCGGCTTCGGTGTCTTCCTCGTGGCGAACGAGGACGGCACGGCCGACATCTTCACCGGGGGCCGCAAGCTCCGGGTGAACGTCAGCCCCAGCGTCGAGCTCGAAGAGCTCAGGCGCGGCCAGGAAGTGATGCTCAACGAAGCCCTCAACGTGGTCGAGGCCATGGAGTACGAGAGCGTCGGCGACATCGTCACCCTCAAGGAGATCCTCGAGGACGGCGAGCGCGCCCTCGTGGTGGGGCACACCGACGAGGAAAGGGTGGTGCGGCTCGCCGAGCCGCTGATGGATGTCACCATCCGCCCCGGCGACGCCCTGCTGCTCGAACCCCGCTCAGGCTATGTCTACGAGGTCGTTCCGAAGAGCGAGGTCGAGGAGCTCGTCCTCGAAGAGGTCCCGGACATCGGCTACGAGCAGATCGGCGGTCTGGGCGGCCAGATCGAGATGATCCGCGACGCGGTCGAGCTCCCGTACCTCTACCCCGACCTGTTCAAGGAGCACGAACTGCGGCCGCCCAAGGGCGTACTGCTGTACGGGCCCCCCGGATGCGGCAAGACGCTCATCGCCAAGGCCGTCGCCAACTCGCTGGCCAAGAAGGTCGCCGAGGTGACCGGACAGGCCACGGGCAAGAGCTTCTTCCTCAACATCAAGGGTCCCGAGCTCCTCAACAAGTACGTCGGTGAGACCGAGCGGCAGATCCGCCTCGTCTTCCAGCGTGCTCGTGAGAAGGCCAGCGAGGGCACCCCCGTCATCGTCTTCTTCGACGAGATGGAGTCCCTCTTCCGCACCCGTGGATCGGGTGTCAGCTCGGACGTGGAGAACACCATCGTCCCGCAGCTGCTCGCCGAGATCGACGGCGTGGAGGGCCTGCAGAACGTGGTGGTGATCGGCGCCTCGAACCGCGAGGACATGATCGACCCCGCGATCCTGCGTCCCGGCCGTCTCGACGTGAAGATCAAGATCGAGCGTCCGGACGCCGAGGCGGCCAAGGACATCTTCGCCAAGTACCTCACCGAGCGCCTCCCGCTGCACTCCGACGACGTCGGCGAGCACGGCGGCAGCAAGACCACCACGGTCCAGAGCATGATCCAGACCGCCGTCGAGCACATGTACACCGAGTCCGAGGAGAACCGCTTCCTCGAGGTCACGTACGCCAACGGCGACAAGGAAGTCCTGTACTTCAAGGACTTCAACTCCGGCGCCATGATCGAGAACATCGTCGGCCGCGCCAAGAAGATGGCGATCAAGGACTTCCTCGAGCACAACCAGAAGGGTCTGCGGGTCTCCCACCTGCTCCAGGCCTGCGTGGACGAGTTCAAGGAGAACGAGGACCTGCCGAACACCACGAACCCGGACGACTGGGCCCGTATCTCCGGAAAGAAGGGCGAACGGATCGTTTACATCCGTACGCTCATCACCGGAAAGCAGGGCGCGGACACCGGACGCTCCATCGACACGGTGGCGAACACCGGTCAGTACCTGTAA
- a CDS encoding tRNA (adenine-N1)-methyltransferase, giving the protein MSEPTGAARRRGPFKVGDQVQLTDPKGRHYTFTLEAGKNFHTHKGSFPHDELIGAPEGSVVRTTGNVAYLALRPLLPDYVLSMPRGAAVVYPKDAGQILAFADIFPGARVVEAGVGSGSLSSFLLRAIGDQGMLHSYERREDFAEIAQQNVERYFGGPHPAWQLTVGDLQDNLSDTEVDRVILDMLAPWECLEAVSKALVPGGIVCCYVATTTQLARTVESIREIGCFNEPSAWESMIRNWHIEGLAVRPDHRMIGHTGFLLTARRLADGVEPPMRRRRPAKGAYGEDYSGPNADGGTGR; this is encoded by the coding sequence ATGTCCGAACCGACCGGTGCCGCCCGCCGACGTGGGCCCTTCAAGGTCGGGGACCAGGTTCAGCTGACCGACCCCAAGGGCCGCCACTACACGTTCACGCTCGAAGCGGGGAAGAACTTCCACACCCACAAGGGTTCCTTCCCGCACGACGAGCTGATCGGCGCTCCCGAGGGCAGCGTTGTCCGCACCACGGGGAACGTCGCCTATCTGGCACTGCGCCCCCTGCTCCCCGACTACGTCCTGTCCATGCCCCGCGGCGCCGCCGTGGTCTACCCCAAGGACGCGGGGCAGATCCTGGCCTTCGCCGACATCTTCCCCGGCGCACGCGTCGTGGAAGCGGGCGTGGGCTCCGGCTCGCTCAGCAGTTTCCTGCTGCGCGCCATCGGCGACCAGGGCATGCTGCACTCCTACGAGCGCCGCGAGGACTTCGCCGAGATCGCCCAGCAGAACGTGGAGCGCTACTTCGGCGGCCCGCACCCCGCCTGGCAGCTCACCGTCGGCGACCTCCAGGACAACCTCAGCGACACCGAGGTCGACCGCGTCATCCTCGACATGCTGGCCCCGTGGGAGTGCCTGGAGGCCGTCTCCAAGGCGCTCGTCCCCGGCGGCATCGTCTGCTGCTACGTGGCGACCACCACCCAGCTCGCCCGGACCGTCGAGTCCATCCGCGAGATCGGCTGCTTCAACGAGCCGAGCGCCTGGGAGTCGATGATCCGCAACTGGCACATCGAGGGCCTGGCCGTCCGCCCGGACCACCGGATGATCGGGCACACCGGCTTCCTGCTCACCGCCCGCCGCCTCGCGGACGGCGTCGAGCCGCCCATGCGCCGCCGCCGCCCCGCCAAGGGCGCGTACGGCGAGGACTACTCCGGTCCGAACGCCGACGGAGGCACCGGCCGCTGA
- a CDS encoding ubiquitin-like protein Pup — MATKDTGGGQQKATRNTEEVEEAPEAQASEDLKERQEKLSDDVDSVLDEIDDVLEENAEDFVRSFVQKGGE, encoded by the coding sequence ATGGCGACCAAGGACACCGGCGGCGGACAGCAGAAGGCGACGCGCAACACCGAAGAGGTCGAGGAGGCGCCCGAGGCGCAGGCATCCGAAGACCTCAAGGAGCGCCAGGAGAAGCTGTCGGACGATGTCGACTCCGTACTGGACGAGATCGACGACGTCCTCGAGGAGAACGCAGAGGACTTCGTGCGTTCCTTCGTCCAAAAGGGCGGAGAGTAA
- the prcB gene encoding proteasome subunit beta has product MEANPRSTGRLPAAFLTPGSSSFMDFLSEHQPAILPGNRQLPPMKGVIEAPHGTTIVAATFPGGVVLAGDRRATMGNMIAQRDIEKVFPADEYSAVGIAGTAGLAVEMVKLFQLELEHFEKVEGATLSLEGKANRLSTMIRSNLGMAMQGLAVVPLFAGYDVDRERGRIFSYDVTGGRSEEHGFAATGSGSIFARGAMKKLYSKDLTEDQATTLVVQALYDAADDDSATGGPDVARRIYPIVTVITADGFRRLTDDESSEIARSILERRLEQPDGPRAALL; this is encoded by the coding sequence GTGGAAGCCAACCCTCGTAGCACCGGGCGTCTGCCGGCTGCCTTCCTGACGCCCGGCTCGTCCTCGTTCATGGACTTCCTGTCCGAACACCAGCCGGCCATTCTCCCGGGCAACCGGCAGTTGCCGCCCATGAAGGGTGTCATCGAGGCACCGCACGGGACCACGATCGTGGCCGCCACGTTCCCCGGCGGTGTCGTGCTCGCGGGTGACCGTCGGGCCACCATGGGCAACATGATCGCCCAGCGCGACATCGAGAAGGTCTTCCCGGCCGACGAGTACTCGGCGGTGGGCATCGCCGGTACGGCCGGTCTGGCCGTGGAGATGGTGAAGCTGTTCCAGCTGGAGCTGGAGCACTTCGAGAAGGTGGAGGGCGCCACGCTCTCCCTGGAGGGCAAGGCGAACCGCCTCTCCACGATGATCCGGTCCAACCTCGGCATGGCCATGCAGGGCCTGGCCGTGGTCCCGCTCTTCGCGGGGTACGACGTGGACCGCGAGAGGGGCCGCATCTTCTCGTACGACGTGACGGGCGGCCGCTCCGAGGAACACGGCTTCGCGGCCACGGGCTCCGGCTCGATCTTCGCCCGCGGCGCCATGAAGAAGCTCTACAGCAAGGACCTGACCGAAGACCAGGCCACGACGCTCGTCGTACAGGCGCTGTACGACGCGGCCGACGACGACTCGGCGACCGGTGGTCCCGATGTCGCCCGCCGGATCTACCCGATCGTCACCGTGATCACCGCAGACGGATTCCGCCGCCTCACCGACGACGAGTCCTCCGAGATCGCCCGCTCGATCCTTGAGCGGCGCCTTGAGCAGCCCGACGGCCCACGGGCCGCGCTGCTCTGA
- the pafA gene encoding Pup--protein ligase — protein MDRRIFGLENEYGVTCTFRGQRRLSPDEVARYLFRRVVSWGRSSNVFLRNGARLYLDVGSHPEYATPECDNVTELVTHDKAGERILEGLLVDAERRLHEEGIAGDVYLFKNNTDSAGNSYGCHENYLVARHGEFSRLADILIPFLVTRQLLCGAGKVLQTPRGAVYCVSQRAEHIWEGVSSATTRSRPIINTRDEPHADAERYRRLHVIVGDSNMSETTMLLKVGATDLVLRMIEAGTVMRDLTLENPIRAIREVSHDITGRRKVRLASGREASALEVQREYYEKAVDFVERRGIRTGVVDQVLELWGRTLDSIESEDLDRIGTEIDWVMKYKLIERYRAKHNMTMSHPRVAQIDLAYHDIHRRRGLYYLLEKRGQAARICNDLKIFEGKSVPPQTTRARLRGDFIRRAQEQRRDFTVDWVHLKLNDQAQRTVLCKDPFRSVDDRVEKLIAGM, from the coding sequence ATGGACCGCCGCATTTTCGGGCTGGAGAACGAGTACGGCGTCACGTGTACGTTCAGGGGACAGCGACGCCTGTCTCCCGACGAGGTGGCGCGGTACCTCTTCCGCCGTGTCGTGTCATGGGGCCGCAGCAGCAATGTCTTTCTGCGAAACGGCGCCCGCCTCTATCTCGACGTGGGATCACATCCGGAATACGCGACACCCGAATGTGACAACGTGACGGAACTGGTCACCCACGACAAGGCCGGCGAGCGCATTCTGGAAGGACTCCTGGTAGACGCCGAACGACGCCTGCACGAGGAAGGAATCGCGGGCGACGTCTACCTCTTCAAGAACAACACCGACTCGGCGGGCAACTCCTACGGCTGCCACGAGAACTATCTGGTGGCCCGTCACGGGGAGTTCTCCCGGCTCGCGGACATCCTCATTCCGTTCCTCGTCACGAGGCAGCTCCTCTGCGGTGCTGGCAAGGTGCTGCAGACCCCGCGTGGTGCCGTGTACTGCGTCAGCCAGCGGGCCGAGCACATCTGGGAGGGCGTCTCCTCGGCGACGACCCGCTCCCGGCCGATCATCAACACCCGGGACGAACCGCACGCGGACGCCGAGCGCTACCGCCGGCTGCACGTCATCGTCGGCGACTCGAACATGTCCGAGACGACCATGCTCCTCAAGGTCGGCGCCACCGACCTCGTGCTGCGCATGATCGAGGCGGGCACGGTGATGCGCGACCTGACCCTGGAGAATCCGATCCGGGCCATCCGCGAGGTCAGCCACGACATCACGGGCCGCCGCAAGGTGCGCCTGGCCAGCGGCCGCGAGGCCTCGGCTCTCGAGGTGCAGCGCGAGTACTACGAGAAGGCAGTGGACTTCGTCGAGCGCCGCGGTATCCGTACGGGCGTCGTCGACCAGGTCCTGGAGCTCTGGGGCCGCACGCTCGACTCGATCGAGTCCGAGGACCTCGACCGGATCGGTACCGAAATCGACTGGGTGATGAAGTACAAGCTCATCGAGCGGTATCGCGCCAAGCACAACATGACGATGTCGCATCCGCGTGTCGCTCAGATAGACCTCGCCTACCACGACATCCACCGTCGCCGAGGTCTCTACTACCTGCTGGAGAAGCGGGGCCAAGCCGCCCGGATCTGCAACGACTTGAAGATCTTCGAGGGCAAGTCCGTACCGCCGCAGACCACTAGGGCCCGGCTGCGCGGCGACTTCATCCGGCGCGCCCAGGAACAGCGTCGTGATTTCACCGTCGACTGGGTCCACCTGAAGCTCAACGACCAGGCACAGCGCACCGTGTTGTGCAAGGACCCGTTCCGTTCCGTCGACGACCGGGTGGAGAAGCTCATCGCCGGAATGTGA
- a CDS encoding MFS transporter, whose protein sequence is MATGYLEILRAKHAMRLLVGTLVGRLPNATSAIAIVLFIRAEGGSYSLAGALAAVYGVANAVGQPLLGRLVDLHGQPRIQLPAALVSALATTVFALTGTEALPLAYALIAAAGLFTPPLEGGLRALWPSVLRKEDQVHTAYAMDAVAQEVMFTVGPLLVTLCVSLWSAQAALIILNVIGVLGALSVVVSRPSRAWRSAPREAHWLGALRSPGLIALLGAFLFVGMALGAITVASVSYADDHGGDATYGWLMSAIGLGALVGGTVYGARQWGGAPERRLRVLVALLAVCYLPLMLMPGVVAMTALMALAGVFLAPCIACAFILVDRHAPKGTVTEAFSWLVTTFTVGASVGTGLAGPVIEWGGAVRGFAVSAVAGGAALLVLLATGRVLAATGGGTVVEGGSENDRNGAPEPRFSTGHQA, encoded by the coding sequence ATGGCCACCGGTTATCTGGAGATCCTCCGGGCGAAACACGCCATGCGGCTGCTCGTCGGCACCCTGGTGGGCCGGCTGCCGAACGCGACCTCCGCGATCGCCATCGTGCTGTTCATCCGCGCGGAGGGCGGCAGCTACAGCCTCGCCGGAGCGCTCGCCGCGGTCTACGGAGTGGCCAACGCCGTGGGCCAGCCGCTACTCGGCCGTCTGGTGGACCTTCACGGCCAGCCGCGGATCCAGCTGCCCGCCGCGCTCGTCTCCGCCCTCGCCACCACCGTGTTCGCCCTCACCGGCACCGAGGCGCTCCCGCTCGCGTACGCCCTCATAGCCGCCGCCGGACTCTTCACGCCGCCCCTGGAGGGCGGTCTGCGGGCGCTGTGGCCCTCCGTCCTCCGCAAGGAGGACCAGGTGCACACGGCGTACGCGATGGACGCGGTGGCGCAGGAAGTCATGTTCACCGTCGGGCCGTTGCTCGTGACGCTGTGCGTGTCCCTGTGGTCCGCCCAGGCCGCGCTGATCATCCTCAACGTCATCGGGGTGCTGGGCGCGCTCTCCGTGGTCGTCTCGCGGCCCTCGCGCGCGTGGCGTTCGGCGCCGCGCGAGGCGCACTGGCTCGGCGCGCTGCGCTCGCCCGGACTCATCGCCCTGCTCGGCGCGTTCCTTTTTGTCGGAATGGCGCTCGGAGCCATCACGGTCGCGAGCGTGTCGTACGCCGACGACCACGGCGGCGACGCGACATACGGCTGGCTGATGTCCGCCATCGGGCTCGGCGCGCTCGTCGGGGGCACGGTCTACGGGGCGCGGCAGTGGGGCGGCGCGCCGGAGCGGCGACTGCGCGTGCTCGTCGCCCTTCTGGCGGTCTGTTATCTGCCGCTGATGCTCATGCCGGGTGTGGTCGCCATGACGGCGCTGATGGCCCTTGCCGGAGTCTTCCTCGCACCCTGTATCGCCTGCGCGTTCATCCTCGTCGACCGGCACGCGCCGAAGGGCACGGTCACCGAGGCGTTCTCCTGGCTTGTGACGACGTTCACCGTGGGAGCGTCCGTCGGGACGGGCCTCGCGGGACCGGTCATCGAGTGGGGCGGAGCCGTCCGGGGCTTCGCCGTATCGGCTGTCGCGGGAGGCGCCGCGCTGCTCGTTCTGCTGGCCACGGGGCGGGTCCTCGCAGCTACGGGCGGGGGCACGGTGGTCGAGGGCGGTTCGGAAAATGATCGAAACGGTGCCCCCGAACCCCGTTTCAGCACAGGCCATCAGGCGTAA
- the prcA gene encoding proteasome subunit alpha: MSTPFYVSPQQAMADRAEYARKGIARGRSLVVLQFADGIVFVGENPSRALHKFSEIYDRIGFAAAGKYNEYENLRIGGVRYADLRGYTYDRDDVTARGLANVYAQTLGTIFSSAAEKPYEVELVVAEVGETPEGDQIYRLPHDGSIVDEHGSVAVGGNAEQISTYLDQQHQDGMSLAEALKLAVQALSRDTNGTEREIPAERLEVAVLDRTRPQQRKFKRITGRQLGRLLEEGGASTAAEAEDPEDEE, translated from the coding sequence GTGTCGACGCCGTTCTATGTATCACCCCAGCAGGCCATGGCCGACCGGGCGGAATACGCCCGCAAGGGCATCGCCCGTGGCCGCAGCCTCGTCGTGCTGCAGTTCGCCGACGGCATCGTGTTCGTCGGCGAGAACCCGTCCCGTGCGCTGCACAAGTTCAGCGAGATCTATGACCGGATCGGTTTCGCTGCCGCAGGCAAATACAACGAATACGAGAACCTCCGGATCGGCGGCGTCCGTTACGCCGACCTCCGGGGCTACACCTACGACCGTGACGACGTGACCGCCCGTGGTCTCGCCAACGTCTACGCCCAGACCCTCGGCACGATCTTCTCCTCCGCGGCGGAGAAGCCGTACGAGGTGGAGCTGGTCGTCGCCGAGGTGGGGGAGACCCCCGAGGGCGACCAGATCTACCGCCTTCCGCACGACGGGTCGATCGTGGACGAGCACGGCTCGGTCGCGGTCGGCGGCAACGCCGAGCAGATCAGTACGTACCTGGACCAGCAGCACCAGGACGGGATGTCGCTCGCCGAGGCGCTGAAGCTGGCCGTTCAGGCGCTGTCGCGCGACACGAACGGTACGGAGCGGGAGATTCCCGCGGAGCGGCTGGAGGTTGCGGTGCTGGACCGGACGCGGCCGCAGCAGCGGAAGTTCAAGCGGATTACCGGGCGGCAGCTCGGGCGGTTGTTGGAGGAGGGTGGGGCGTCCACGGCCGCGGAGGCCGAGGACCCGGAGGACGAGGAGTGA
- a CDS encoding ferredoxin, which produces MQQEAAVDGEGLEVWIDQDLCTGDGICAQYAPEVFELDIDGLAYVKSSQDELLQAPGATTPVPLTLLRDVADSAKECPGDCIHVRRVSDRVEVYGPDAE; this is translated from the coding sequence GTGCAGCAGGAGGCCGCAGTCGACGGCGAGGGGCTCGAGGTCTGGATCGACCAGGACCTCTGTACCGGCGACGGAATCTGCGCCCAGTACGCCCCCGAGGTCTTCGAGCTGGACATCGACGGCCTGGCCTACGTGAAGAGCTCCCAGGACGAACTCCTGCAGGCCCCGGGCGCCACAACGCCCGTACCGCTGACGCTTCTGCGTGATGTCGCCGACTCCGCGAAGGAGTGCCCGGGCGACTGCATCCATGTACGTCGCGTTTCGGACAGGGTCGAGGTCTACGGCCCCGACGCGGAGTGA